A stretch of the Saccharolobus caldissimus genome encodes the following:
- a CDS encoding protein translocase SEC61 complex subunit gamma, which translates to MSSNKIISWFRRLREDWNRIITVARKPDKSFFSLNLKVTLLVLVVIGILAYIIQLVLTLIGV; encoded by the coding sequence GTGAGCTCTAATAAGATTATAAGTTGGTTTAGAAGACTTAGGGAGGATTGGAATAGGATAATTACGGTAGCTAGAAAACCAGATAAGAGTTTCTTCTCTCTCAATCTTAAAGTTACTTTATTAGTATTAGTTGTAATTGGAATATTAGCTTACATAATACAATTAGTATTAACACTAATTGGAGTGTGA
- a CDS encoding transcription elongation factor Spt5, whose product MEKPTTRNYYAVKVTGGQEITVALMLEERIKTNNIKGVYSIIVPPNLKGYIVIEAEGLHIIKLLISGIRNARGLAHGLLPRDEILKIVSRKTVGPVVKPGDIVEVVSGPFRGTQAQVIRVEEAKGEVVLNILESAFPLQVTVPLDQIRLTKR is encoded by the coding sequence GTGGAGAAACCCACAACAAGAAATTATTACGCTGTAAAAGTAACTGGAGGGCAAGAAATAACTGTAGCGTTAATGTTAGAAGAGAGAATAAAAACAAATAATATAAAGGGGGTATATTCAATTATAGTGCCTCCTAATTTAAAAGGATATATAGTGATAGAAGCCGAAGGATTACATATAATTAAGTTATTAATTAGTGGAATAAGAAATGCGAGGGGGTTAGCCCATGGTTTATTACCTAGAGATGAAATCCTAAAAATCGTTTCAAGAAAGACTGTAGGTCCTGTAGTAAAACCGGGTGATATAGTTGAAGTGGTTTCTGGACCATTTAGGGGTACTCAAGCTCAAGTGATAAGAGTAGAAGAGGCTAAGGGAGAGGTAGTGTTAAATATTTTAGAATCAGCATTTCCTTTACAAGTAACAGTTCCTTTAGACCAAATTAGACTGACAAAGAGGTGA
- a CDS encoding 50S ribosomal protein L10, which translates to MALTLKHKKIPAWKVEEVEELVNLIKNNKTILIGSLEGFPSDKLHEIRKKLRGKAVIKVTKNTLFEIAAKKAGIDIDKIKGYLTGPNVFIFTNDNPFSTYMFFENYKLRRFPRPGDKAEEEVIIPAGDTGMPAGPILSVFGKLKVQTRVQEGKVHVVKDTVIAKPGDVIPLEALPILQKLGIMPVFVKLKIKAAYHEGLVIAEKDLKLDLEGYKNSIAEAYRNAFTLAVEIAYPEPEVLKFTITKASKNALALAAEIGYITSESAQLILTKAMLNALALATAISGKVDLGIQVQKVEAKKEEKKEEVKEEKKGPSEEEIGSGLASLFG; encoded by the coding sequence GTGGCATTAACATTAAAACATAAGAAAATCCCCGCATGGAAAGTAGAAGAAGTAGAAGAATTAGTAAATTTGATTAAAAATAATAAAACTATACTAATAGGTAGTCTAGAGGGATTTCCTTCTGACAAATTACATGAAATTAGAAAAAAATTAAGAGGTAAAGCTGTAATAAAAGTCACCAAAAATACATTATTTGAAATAGCCGCAAAGAAAGCAGGGATTGATATAGATAAAATTAAGGGTTATCTTACAGGTCCTAATGTGTTTATTTTCACTAATGATAATCCTTTCAGCACCTATATGTTCTTCGAAAACTATAAATTAAGAAGATTTCCTAGGCCGGGCGATAAAGCAGAAGAAGAGGTTATAATACCAGCTGGAGATACTGGAATGCCCGCAGGTCCTATATTAAGCGTATTTGGAAAGTTGAAAGTGCAAACCAGAGTACAAGAAGGGAAAGTACATGTAGTTAAAGACACAGTTATAGCTAAACCAGGAGATGTAATTCCATTAGAAGCATTACCAATATTACAGAAACTCGGAATAATGCCAGTATTCGTCAAACTGAAAATTAAAGCGGCATATCATGAGGGTTTAGTAATTGCAGAAAAAGACCTGAAGTTAGATTTAGAAGGTTATAAGAATAGTATAGCTGAAGCGTATAGAAATGCATTCACTCTTGCAGTTGAAATAGCATATCCAGAGCCAGAAGTCTTAAAATTCACTATTACGAAAGCATCAAAGAACGCGTTAGCGCTAGCAGCCGAAATAGGATATATAACTTCAGAATCTGCACAGCTTATATTAACTAAGGCTATGTTGAACGCGTTAGCGCTAGCAACTGCCATAAGTGGAAAAGTAGATCTAGGAATTCAAGTACAAAAAGTAGAAGCTAAAAAGGAAGAAAAGAAGGAAGAAGTTAAGGAAGAAAAGAAAGGACCAAGCGAAGAAGAAATAGGAAGCGGGCTTGCTTCCTTATTTGGATGA
- the rpl12p gene encoding 50S ribosomal protein P1, whose translation MEYIYASLLLHSAKKEISEDNLKNVLTAAGISVDEVRLKAVVAALKEVNIDEVLKNAAAMPVAVAAQPQAAQAAAPAEEKKEEKKEEEKKGPSEEEIASGLASLFG comes from the coding sequence ATGGAGTACATATATGCAAGTCTCTTATTACACTCAGCTAAGAAGGAGATAAGCGAGGATAATCTAAAAAATGTGTTAACAGCTGCTGGAATAAGTGTAGATGAAGTAAGATTAAAAGCCGTGGTTGCTGCATTAAAAGAGGTTAACATAGATGAGGTATTAAAGAATGCTGCAGCAATGCCAGTAGCTGTAGCTGCACAACCACAAGCTGCACAAGCTGCTGCGCCTGCTGAAGAGAAGAAGGAAGAAAAGAAAGAGGAAGAAAAGAAAGGACCAAGCGAAGAAGAAATAGCAAGTGGTTTAGCATCATTATTCGGTTAA
- the alaS gene encoding alanine--tRNA ligase, protein MKANEGEYRLDFFLKNDYKRKICKSCNTPFWTKDIKREYCADIPCTDYYFFDIDIKSPPLSVREARKKFISFFEKRGHTPIPPKPVLARWREDLYLTIASIVDFQPHVTSGLVPPPANPLVISQPSIRLEDIDNVGITFGRHLTTFEMAAHHAFNYPDKFVYWKDETVEYAREFFTKELGIPENELNFKESWWEGGGNAGPCFEVTVGGLELATLVFMQYKIDENGNYIPLNLKIVDTGYGVERIAWLTQKTPTAFHAIYGNLVYTFFNKIGVPYVDEELLRVASRFAGKIDPDNIESIKLHRQLVSKELGLDIKKVDEELNRAARVFQILDHTKTITLMLADGLVPSNSGEGYLGRLVIRRALRVLKLLGSDIRLYELVKEQIDFWKEDFPQVLKNKDYILDAVELEQQRFESLISKVPSVISTLAKKKEVSIEDLIQVYDSNGIPPDFLEDELKRRGIKIEIPHNFYALVAKRHQTAQIKGKLEKTKLPKEIIEFANKMSPTEKLYYKDQYIRSFEANVIGIYKNYLILDKTAFYPEGGGQLGDTGFIYDITKNKKYRVVDTQKVNDVVVHILDEEPSISVGDIIRGEIDWERRYRLMRHHTATHIILAAAKRVLGEHVWQAGAEKTPEKGRLDITHHKQLTDEEIRKIEDYANKVISDRRPVRPIEMNRMEAEMKYGVSIYEGGVPDSPIIRLLEIKDWDIESCGGTHVSNTSEIGSVKIINVEKIQDGVIRLEYVAGSALVDYIRDLEARLKESAKILKTSPDQLISRIKRLLTDNEKTERLLTQYRKIFEDIIINNLKPFEINGIKIYVIEEIDDDEEIKEIMKKLTSRENNIVLSIIKNRLQIASSSNIKLDKIIEELRKVGGKGGGKGTFAMITFENHKSKEEILEIVKKSIIEEK, encoded by the coding sequence ATGAAAGCTAATGAAGGAGAATATAGATTAGATTTCTTTTTAAAAAATGATTACAAAAGAAAAATATGTAAATCTTGTAATACTCCTTTTTGGACTAAAGATATAAAGAGAGAATACTGTGCAGATATACCGTGCACTGATTATTACTTTTTTGACATAGATATAAAAAGCCCTCCCTTAAGCGTAAGAGAGGCAAGAAAAAAATTCATTTCATTCTTTGAAAAAAGAGGGCACACCCCAATTCCTCCTAAGCCAGTATTAGCCAGATGGAGAGAAGATTTATATTTAACTATAGCAAGCATAGTAGATTTTCAGCCTCACGTAACTAGTGGTCTAGTTCCTCCTCCTGCAAACCCACTAGTGATATCACAGCCCTCTATAAGATTAGAAGATATAGATAATGTAGGAATAACCTTTGGAAGACATTTAACTACCTTTGAAATGGCAGCACATCACGCCTTTAATTATCCTGATAAATTCGTGTACTGGAAAGATGAAACTGTAGAGTATGCTCGTGAATTCTTTACAAAGGAATTAGGAATACCAGAAAACGAACTCAACTTCAAAGAATCCTGGTGGGAGGGAGGAGGAAATGCAGGTCCGTGTTTTGAAGTAACAGTAGGAGGTCTAGAACTAGCTACATTAGTATTTATGCAATATAAAATTGATGAAAATGGAAATTATATACCATTAAATCTTAAAATAGTAGATACTGGATATGGCGTTGAGAGAATTGCATGGTTAACACAAAAAACACCTACGGCATTTCACGCAATATATGGAAATTTAGTGTATACATTCTTTAATAAGATAGGAGTACCTTACGTAGATGAGGAATTACTGAGAGTAGCTTCTAGATTTGCTGGTAAGATAGATCCAGATAACATTGAGAGTATAAAATTACATAGACAATTAGTTAGCAAAGAATTAGGTCTTGATATAAAGAAAGTAGATGAAGAACTTAATAGAGCCGCTAGAGTCTTCCAAATTTTAGACCACACTAAAACCATTACACTAATGTTAGCTGACGGGTTGGTTCCCTCTAATTCTGGAGAAGGATATTTAGGTAGACTAGTGATTAGAAGAGCGCTAAGAGTATTAAAGCTACTTGGTAGTGATATAAGGCTTTATGAACTAGTAAAAGAGCAAATAGATTTTTGGAAAGAAGATTTTCCTCAAGTTTTAAAGAATAAAGATTATATACTAGATGCTGTTGAATTAGAACAACAAAGATTCGAAAGTTTGATAAGTAAGGTACCTTCAGTTATATCAACTTTAGCTAAAAAGAAGGAAGTTTCAATTGAGGATTTAATACAAGTATACGATTCTAATGGAATACCTCCAGACTTTTTAGAGGACGAATTAAAAAGAAGAGGAATAAAAATAGAAATTCCACATAACTTTTACGCATTAGTAGCTAAAAGACACCAAACTGCCCAAATAAAGGGCAAGTTAGAGAAAACTAAGCTTCCTAAAGAAATAATAGAGTTCGCAAATAAAATGTCTCCAACTGAAAAATTGTACTATAAAGATCAATATATTAGATCTTTTGAAGCAAACGTAATTGGAATATATAAAAATTACTTAATTTTAGATAAAACTGCTTTCTATCCAGAAGGAGGTGGTCAATTAGGAGATACTGGCTTTATTTACGATATAACAAAGAATAAGAAATATAGGGTAGTTGATACACAGAAAGTTAATGACGTAGTAGTCCATATTTTAGATGAAGAACCATCTATTTCAGTAGGTGACATAATAAGGGGAGAAATAGATTGGGAGAGAAGATATAGGTTAATGAGGCATCATACCGCAACTCATATAATTTTAGCTGCTGCGAAAAGAGTTTTAGGAGAACATGTATGGCAAGCTGGGGCAGAGAAAACACCAGAAAAGGGAAGATTAGATATTACACATCATAAACAGTTAACTGATGAAGAAATAAGGAAAATTGAAGACTATGCAAATAAAGTAATATCAGATAGAAGACCAGTTAGACCTATTGAAATGAATAGGATGGAAGCTGAGATGAAATATGGCGTATCAATATATGAAGGTGGAGTTCCAGATTCACCTATAATAAGATTATTAGAAATAAAGGATTGGGACATTGAAAGCTGCGGGGGAACTCACGTGAGTAACACCAGTGAAATCGGCTCAGTAAAAATAATTAACGTAGAGAAAATACAAGACGGAGTAATAAGGCTGGAATATGTAGCAGGAAGTGCCCTTGTAGACTATATAAGAGATCTTGAGGCGCGATTAAAAGAGTCAGCTAAAATATTAAAAACTAGTCCAGATCAACTAATATCCAGAATAAAAAGACTCCTTACTGATAACGAGAAGACGGAAAGACTCCTTACTCAATATAGGAAAATATTTGAGGATATAATTATAAATAATTTGAAACCATTTGAAATTAACGGAATTAAAATCTATGTAATAGAGGAAATTGATGACGATGAAGAGATTAAGGAAATAATGAAGAAATTAACAAGTAGAGAAAACAATATAGTTTTAAGTATAATCAAAAATAGATTACAGATAGCCTCATCTAGTAATATAAAATTAGATAAGATTATTGAAGAGTTAAGGAAGGTCGGAGGAAAAGGTGGAGGAAAGGGGACTTTTGCAATGATAACATTCGAAAACCATAAAAGTAAAGAAGAAATATTGGAAATAGTTAAAAAATCTATTATTGAAGAAAAATGA
- a CDS encoding DUF434 domain-containing protein: MKLRDEIRDAFIDYKYFLNRNYSRKIALDAVTTRYNLTKLERLLLYRCVHSDYEIETIRRKISYEREVVIDGYNLALTLLSAINGEEIFLCDDGFFRDLGLGKYKNSNFIIDALIIISEYCEKLNLTCEIILDSQISKSGEIASELRKKNIRAKTVNKADKEVILSNKIIYSNDFLVLYKSQRITNIFNELLIENDFKIIRGPWIVSAEEKL; this comes from the coding sequence ATGAAATTAAGAGATGAAATAAGAGATGCTTTTATAGATTATAAATATTTTTTAAATAGAAATTATTCAAGAAAAATTGCATTAGATGCTGTTACTACAAGATATAATTTAACCAAATTAGAAAGACTTCTACTTTATCGTTGCGTTCACTCTGATTATGAAATAGAGACAATTAGAAGAAAAATTTCGTATGAAAGAGAAGTTGTAATAGATGGCTACAATTTGGCCTTAACTTTACTTTCGGCAATAAATGGTGAAGAGATCTTCTTATGCGATGATGGATTTTTTAGAGATTTAGGATTAGGGAAATATAAAAATAGTAATTTTATTATTGATGCACTTATAATTATATCGGAATATTGTGAAAAACTGAATTTAACATGCGAAATAATTTTGGATAGCCAAATAAGTAAGAGTGGGGAGATAGCTTCAGAACTAAGAAAGAAAAATATAAGAGCAAAAACTGTAAATAAAGCGGATAAAGAGGTGATACTTTCTAATAAAATAATATATAGCAATGACTTCTTAGTATTATATAAGTCTCAACGGATCACTAATATATTTAATGAGCTTTTGATTGAGAATGATTTCAAGATTATTAGAGGGCCTTGGATAGTTAGTGCAGAAGAAAAACTTTAA
- a CDS encoding 50S ribosomal protein L11, with protein sequence MPTKSIKIVVEGGNVKPGPPLAPTLSQLGLNVGEVIKKLNEATSSFKGMSVPVTIEVDTITKKYEIKVGIPTTTALLLKEAGATEPSGDPQHKKIGNLTLEQVIKVAIMKKPSLTAKTLKAAVKSILGTAKSIGLTVENRDPKELVKEVEEGKYDDLLAKYENEWKEVKE encoded by the coding sequence ATGCCTACAAAATCTATAAAAATAGTTGTTGAAGGAGGTAATGTTAAACCTGGACCTCCACTAGCTCCTACACTTTCACAGCTAGGACTAAATGTAGGAGAGGTTATAAAAAAGTTAAATGAGGCCACTAGTAGTTTTAAAGGCATGTCGGTACCTGTAACCATTGAAGTAGATACTATAACTAAAAAATACGAGATAAAAGTAGGTATTCCTACTACTACGGCATTATTATTAAAGGAAGCAGGAGCTACTGAGCCATCTGGAGATCCCCAACATAAGAAAATTGGCAATCTAACGTTAGAACAAGTTATTAAGGTCGCAATAATGAAAAAACCCTCCTTAACAGCTAAAACTCTTAAAGCTGCGGTTAAGAGTATTTTAGGTACTGCTAAATCAATAGGATTAACAGTTGAGAATAGAGATCCAAAAGAATTAGTAAAAGAAGTAGAAGAAGGAAAATATGATGATTTATTAGCAAAGTATGAAAATGAATGGAAAGAGGTGAAAGAGTAA
- a CDS encoding 50S ribosomal protein L1 has product MPIVDRDKLESSLKLALSPENNPKRNFIQSVELIVTFKDVDMKKGELKLREIVVLPKPPEKVKKVLVVPSFQQLEYAKKAEPNVILTKEELQKLQGNKRAVKKLASQNDWFLISPESMALAGRILGPALGPRGKFPIPLPNTPDITEYILRFKRSTIVKTKDQPQTQVFIGTENQQISDLTENALAVLNTIEGKVNLSKIRNIYVKTTMGKVIKVK; this is encoded by the coding sequence ATGCCAATAGTTGATAGGGATAAACTTGAATCATCCTTAAAATTAGCATTATCACCAGAGAATAACCCTAAGAGAAACTTTATACAAAGTGTGGAACTAATAGTTACCTTTAAAGATGTGGATATGAAAAAAGGAGAACTGAAATTAAGGGAAATAGTAGTATTACCAAAACCACCAGAGAAAGTAAAAAAAGTATTAGTAGTACCTTCTTTTCAACAGTTAGAATATGCCAAGAAAGCCGAACCAAATGTAATCTTAACTAAGGAAGAATTGCAGAAACTGCAAGGTAATAAAAGAGCTGTTAAAAAATTGGCAAGCCAGAACGACTGGTTCTTAATTTCACCAGAATCAATGGCTCTGGCTGGAAGAATACTTGGTCCTGCATTAGGTCCAAGAGGAAAATTCCCTATACCCTTACCTAATACTCCAGATATTACGGAATATATATTAAGATTTAAGAGATCAACAATAGTAAAAACAAAAGATCAGCCTCAAACGCAAGTATTTATTGGTACCGAGAATCAGCAGATCTCTGATTTAACAGAAAATGCGTTAGCAGTGTTAAACACAATAGAGGGTAAAGTAAATCTATCAAAAATAAGAAATATATATGTAAAGACAACAATGGGTAAAGTAATTAAAGTAAAGTAG